From one Leptospira stimsonii genomic stretch:
- a CDS encoding tetratricopeptide repeat protein, translating to MAGPIIRNYKGGSIIYFEKDKAEDIYVLRNGRVILTFPALDTGQEVKEDVRIGEFFGVKSALGKYPREETAQVIGNATILVFKPNEFEQFVAEKTHLILKMMKVFSSQLRQVHKKLKEILGQSDTRNPAFELMNVAEVFYKNNNLPHAVYAFEKYLQHYPGTTYSGRATELLELARRGSPFPLNMPPLVYEGGNRVSQETLQNIMKPAVEKSSITQGVDNSITSLYNRAHTLVNVGKHSDAMTIYKDLLNRTDFKFDSEKKLVENSLFQLGICLMKTNDLDNANSSFSTYIKKYPSGESIKESLFHLAEISELQGDRQRARMLYGKVALLPPEKDSISQKSRLKAKEMST from the coding sequence TTGGCCGGTCCGATCATCAGAAATTATAAAGGCGGATCCATCATTTATTTTGAAAAGGATAAAGCGGAGGATATTTACGTCCTGAGAAATGGGCGCGTCATCCTAACATTTCCGGCATTGGACACCGGACAAGAAGTGAAAGAAGACGTCCGGATCGGAGAATTCTTCGGAGTCAAATCCGCGCTCGGAAAATACCCTAGAGAAGAGACCGCTCAAGTCATAGGCAACGCTACCATTCTCGTTTTCAAACCCAATGAGTTTGAACAATTTGTAGCGGAGAAAACCCACCTCATTTTGAAAATGATGAAAGTTTTTTCCAGTCAGCTCAGACAAGTTCATAAAAAGTTGAAAGAGATTCTGGGGCAATCCGACACCAGAAATCCGGCTTTCGAATTGATGAACGTAGCCGAAGTATTCTATAAAAATAACAATCTTCCGCACGCAGTCTACGCGTTTGAAAAATATTTACAGCACTATCCGGGAACCACATATTCCGGTCGTGCGACGGAACTTTTGGAACTTGCGAGAAGAGGAAGTCCCTTTCCCCTCAATATGCCTCCGCTCGTTTACGAAGGCGGAAATAGGGTTTCTCAGGAAACGCTCCAAAACATCATGAAACCCGCAGTGGAAAAATCCTCGATAACGCAAGGAGTGGATAATTCCATCACGTCGCTTTATAACCGGGCTCATACATTGGTGAACGTTGGGAAACACAGTGATGCGATGACAATTTACAAGGATCTACTCAATCGAACGGATTTCAAATTCGACTCCGAGAAGAAGTTGGTGGAGAATTCTCTTTTTCAACTCGGAATCTGCCTTATGAAAACGAACGATCTCGACAACGCGAATTCTTCCTTTTCCACCTATATCAAAAAATACCCTTCGGGAGAATCCATCAAAGAATCCCTTTTTCATTTGGCGGAAATTTCCGAACTTCAGGGAGATCGTCAAAGAGCAAGAATGCTCTATGGAAAGGTGGCTTTGCTTCCTCCGGAAAAAGACAGCATTTCTCAAAAGTCCAGACTGAAAGCAAAGGAGATGAGCACCTGA
- a CDS encoding Crp/Fnr family transcriptional regulator encodes MDMMLESMFSKFGQTFDPNQIIFCENEPGNDFYLIQSGKVKIVKTVPNPTKKEDYLIKTLDILEQGDIFGEMAILEEQPRSATAIAISEVKVLNFNRANFELLMTKNPMLALKILTIFSVRINDAKRRLLILLMDDIQGKVADVFLMLYEKMHAHSDFKEIVLNVSQHDVAEWCAQPVGEVQKVLNTLSKSGKIELYEDKIVIHNIADFQRIVSQKRKPNS; translated from the coding sequence ATGGATATGATGCTCGAATCCATGTTTTCCAAATTCGGTCAGACCTTTGATCCGAACCAAATTATCTTTTGCGAAAACGAACCGGGGAACGACTTTTACCTGATCCAATCCGGAAAAGTAAAGATCGTAAAAACGGTTCCGAATCCTACAAAGAAAGAAGACTATTTGATCAAAACCTTAGATATCTTAGAGCAAGGGGACATCTTCGGAGAGATGGCGATTTTAGAGGAACAACCTCGTTCCGCTACTGCGATTGCGATTTCGGAAGTAAAAGTTCTAAACTTTAACCGAGCAAACTTTGAACTTTTGATGACGAAGAATCCGATGTTGGCTCTCAAAATTCTAACGATCTTTTCGGTAAGAATCAACGATGCCAAAAGAAGACTTCTGATTCTTCTCATGGATGATATTCAAGGAAAAGTGGCCGACGTTTTCTTGATGCTCTATGAAAAGATGCACGCACACAGTGATTTTAAGGAAATCGTTCTAAACGTTTCTCAACACGACGTTGCGGAATGGTGCGCCCAGCCTGTTGGAGAAGTGCAAAAAGTTCTCAACACTCTTTCTAAGAGCGGAAAAATCGAACTCTACGAAGACAAAATTGTTATACACAATATCGCCGACTTCCAGAGAATAGTCTCACAAAAACGGAAACCGAATTCTTAA
- the prmC gene encoding peptide chain release factor N(5)-glutamine methyltransferase: MHHPDSILSLLKKSEDFLKKKEISSARLDAEILLADLLNLQRVKLYVNFERLLNESEKDAYRERIVERSKNKPTSYITGQKSFFNSVFFVNENVLIPRPETEELVEKILSDFKHESQNFRVLDLCTGSGCIGISLKIARNDWNLSLSDISQEALNVAKKNSELLLGEMKESIQFFASDLFSSIPPENRYDLIVTNPPYIPNSDKETMMKDVVDYEPHLALFLENPKEFLTSLIEKAHSYLNPNGKFYMETLPSLANLLVEESIGKGWAEGKVEKDLSGKERFVILRK, encoded by the coding sequence ATGCATCATCCAGATTCCATCCTCTCTCTTCTCAAAAAATCGGAAGATTTCTTAAAGAAAAAAGAAATTTCCAGCGCCCGTTTGGATGCGGAAATTCTTTTGGCCGATCTCTTAAATCTCCAAAGAGTGAAGTTGTATGTAAATTTTGAAAGATTGTTAAACGAATCCGAAAAGGACGCTTACAGAGAAAGAATCGTAGAACGATCCAAAAATAAACCGACTTCGTATATCACCGGACAAAAATCTTTTTTCAATTCCGTCTTTTTCGTGAATGAGAACGTTCTCATTCCAAGACCGGAGACCGAGGAACTCGTAGAAAAAATCCTCTCCGATTTCAAGCATGAGAGTCAGAATTTCCGCGTTCTCGATCTTTGTACAGGGAGCGGTTGTATCGGAATCAGCCTCAAAATCGCAAGAAACGACTGGAACCTTTCTCTCAGCGATATCTCACAGGAGGCTCTGAATGTGGCGAAAAAAAATTCCGAGCTTCTTTTAGGAGAAATGAAAGAATCTATTCAGTTTTTTGCAAGTGATTTGTTCTCTTCCATTCCTCCTGAGAACCGCTATGATTTGATCGTAACCAACCCGCCTTATATTCCCAACTCGGACAAGGAAACGATGATGAAGGACGTCGTTGATTATGAACCTCACCTTGCCCTCTTTTTGGAAAATCCAAAAGAATTTCTGACGAGCCTAATCGAAAAGGCGCATTCTTACTTAAATCCGAATGGAAAATTTTATATGGAAACACTTCCCTCTCTTGCAAATCTTCTTGTAGAGGAATCGATCGGCAAAGGTTGGGCGGAAGGAAAAGTGGAGAAGGACCTTTCGGGAAAGGAAAGGTTCGTGATTCTTAGGAAATAA
- a CDS encoding P-II family nitrogen regulator encodes MKLIVAIIQPHKLEEVKAELTKNEIYRLTVSDVQGYGQQKGKTEVFRGHEYQVNLLRKVRLEIAVNDEFVKPTVDAILKAAKTGDGKIGDGKIFITPLEDVIRIRTGERGSSAI; translated from the coding sequence ATGAAATTAATCGTTGCTATCATTCAGCCGCATAAACTTGAAGAGGTTAAGGCAGAATTGACTAAGAATGAGATTTATAGACTTACCGTGAGCGACGTTCAAGGTTACGGTCAGCAAAAAGGAAAGACGGAAGTTTTTCGCGGCCACGAATATCAAGTGAACCTTCTCAGAAAAGTTCGTTTGGAAATTGCGGTAAACGACGAATTCGTTAAACCGACCGTTGATGCAATTCTCAAAGCGGCAAAAACCGGAGACGGAAAAATCGGAGACGGAAAGATTTTTATCACTCCGCTTGAAGATGTAATTCGAATCAGAACAGGAGAAAGAGGAAGTTCAGCGATCTGA
- a CDS encoding ammonium transporter: MNWTKRLLLLLTLLLPFVLFGQEATAPAAATPVADKGDTAWMLVASAFVFFMIPGLALFYGGLVRSKNVLSTMMHSFVAILVLTIQWTVFGYSFAFSGTNPYFGNFDLAFLNGIDENSLELTIPKYVHFLFQGMFALITPALISGAIAERVKFGGYIAFILLWSTLVYDPVAHWVWAADGWLFKMSALDFAGGTVVHLISGIAGLAAAIVLGKRKGEGPALIAPNNLTYTLIGAGLLWFGWFGFNAGSGLAVNGIAARAFLVTLIAPAAAGVAWLVIEYAHTRKATALGAASGIVAGLVVITPASGFVGVQGALIMGFLVSPVCYGAILLKGKLGYDDSLDAFGIHGVGGALGAILTGVFTLSLGAGVASRGDQILVQVISVVATAAYSFIVSVILVFLIDKTIGFRISEDKEIAGLDSEIHGEKGYEI, encoded by the coding sequence ATGAATTGGACCAAGAGACTACTCTTATTGCTCACTCTGCTTCTTCCATTTGTCCTTTTCGGACAAGAAGCAACTGCTCCCGCGGCGGCAACTCCCGTAGCGGATAAAGGAGACACTGCTTGGATGCTTGTGGCATCTGCGTTTGTGTTTTTTATGATTCCCGGACTCGCCCTTTTTTACGGCGGTCTTGTCCGATCTAAGAACGTACTTTCTACTATGATGCACAGTTTTGTTGCTATCTTAGTATTGACCATCCAGTGGACCGTCTTCGGATACAGTTTTGCATTTTCAGGAACGAACCCTTACTTCGGTAACTTTGATCTTGCTTTCCTCAACGGAATCGATGAGAATTCTTTAGAATTAACGATTCCAAAATACGTTCACTTTCTCTTTCAAGGAATGTTCGCTCTGATCACTCCGGCATTGATTTCCGGAGCGATTGCGGAAAGAGTAAAATTCGGCGGATACATCGCTTTTATCCTCCTTTGGTCCACTCTTGTTTACGACCCGGTCGCACACTGGGTTTGGGCCGCGGACGGCTGGTTGTTTAAGATGAGTGCTTTGGATTTCGCCGGTGGAACAGTGGTTCACTTGATCTCCGGTATCGCTGGACTCGCGGCGGCTATCGTCCTGGGTAAGAGAAAGGGAGAAGGTCCTGCTCTGATCGCACCGAATAACCTGACTTACACTCTGATCGGTGCCGGTCTTCTTTGGTTCGGTTGGTTCGGTTTTAACGCTGGCTCCGGTTTAGCCGTGAACGGGATTGCGGCAAGAGCATTCTTAGTAACTTTGATTGCGCCTGCGGCGGCTGGAGTTGCTTGGTTAGTTATTGAATACGCTCACACGAGAAAGGCAACCGCACTTGGAGCCGCTTCCGGTATCGTCGCCGGTCTTGTCGTGATCACTCCGGCGTCCGGATTTGTCGGAGTTCAAGGCGCTCTCATTATGGGCTTTCTCGTAAGTCCGGTATGTTACGGAGCAATTCTCTTAAAAGGTAAATTAGGATACGATGACAGTTTAGACGCGTTCGGTATTCACGGAGTTGGTGGTGCGTTAGGCGCGATTCTAACCGGGGTGTTTACACTTTCTCTCGGAGCTGGTGTCGCGAGCAGAGGTGATCAAATTCTGGTTCAAGTAATCAGCGTTGTCGCAACTGCGGCGTATTCCTTTATCGTTTCCGTAATCCTTGTTTTCTTAATCGATAAGACGATCGGATTCCGTATCTCCGAAGATAAGGAAATTGCCGGTTTGGATTCCGAAATCCACGGTGAAAAAGGTTACGAGATTTAA
- a CDS encoding LA_0442/LA_0875 N-terminal domain-containing protein encodes MQFRIYHLFFLSLCLLPWSLMGESLILKDGTILKGRVTSQNAQTVVIQTEDGRKLEFSKIRILKIVYKDVTQAEALKIQKEEEAKLAEKEQKKKDQEDKKKAEEELAKKNKEETDKQNRIDKEAKLADANQKEKERLARIQQKGLSPWSVTWRSAVLPGWGQWTDERKSSAIVYSSLFISSLYLVYRENQIYKNSVKDLNHINNPYETFIPPPSFSDPVALYIYSKPFEEQRDRVNQNYHKLQLSIAFSVLIYAVNVFDAYFFHPRFGKTIANHLILDYNPLARMDSSSTSISGSPMAEALWKFGYRFNLE; translated from the coding sequence ATGCAATTTAGAATTTATCATCTCTTCTTTCTCTCTTTGTGTCTTTTGCCATGGAGCTTAATGGGAGAATCGCTCATTCTCAAGGACGGAACCATTCTCAAAGGTCGAGTTACTTCTCAGAACGCACAAACCGTCGTGATTCAAACAGAAGACGGAAGGAAACTCGAATTCTCAAAGATCCGAATTCTTAAAATTGTCTATAAAGATGTCACGCAAGCGGAAGCCTTGAAGATTCAAAAGGAAGAAGAAGCAAAGCTTGCCGAAAAAGAACAAAAGAAGAAAGATCAAGAAGATAAGAAAAAAGCGGAAGAAGAACTAGCGAAAAAGAATAAAGAAGAAACGGATAAACAAAACAGAATCGATAAGGAAGCGAAACTCGCGGACGCGAATCAAAAAGAGAAAGAACGTCTTGCCCGAATTCAACAGAAAGGTTTGAGTCCTTGGAGTGTTACGTGGAGATCGGCGGTTCTTCCCGGTTGGGGTCAGTGGACGGATGAAAGAAAGTCTTCTGCTATCGTTTACTCTTCGCTTTTTATAAGTTCGCTTTACTTAGTGTATCGTGAAAATCAAATCTACAAAAATTCAGTGAAGGATTTGAATCATATCAACAATCCGTATGAGACATTCATTCCTCCTCCTTCTTTCTCGGATCCAGTCGCACTTTACATTTACAGTAAACCGTTTGAGGAACAGCGCGATCGAGTCAATCAAAACTATCACAAACTTCAGCTTTCCATTGCCTTTTCCGTTTTGATCTACGCGGTCAATGTTTTTGACGCCTATTTCTTCCACCCTCGCTTTGGAAAAACAATCGCTAACCATTTGATCCTGGACTACAATCCTCTGGCTCGTATGGATTCTTCTTCTACGTCAATTTCAGGTTCTCCCATGGCCGAAGCGCTCTGGAAATTCGGATATCGATTTAATTTAGAATAG
- a CDS encoding carboxyl transferase domain-containing protein: MEIIESKIRTSSSEYKENFEDLKQKVESVRGLIRKIELGGGEKAIQRHKGRGKFTARERINALIDPGTTFLEFSPLAAEGVYPDSVPSAGILTGIGRICGVDCVIVANDATVKGGTYYPLTVKKHIRAQEIALQNSLPCIYLVDSGGAFLPMQDEVFPDKEHFGKIFYNQANLSAQKIPQISVVMGSCTAGGAYIPAMSDESVIVKGNGTIFLGGPPLVKAATGEIVTPEELGGALVHSTISGVTDHYAEDDAHAIEITRNIVSTLHLAGNSSQKGGISWEEPLYPAEEIYGIIQKDVRKSYDVREIIARVVDGSRFQEFKKYYGTTLVTGFAKIYGKMVGIIANNGVLFSESALKASHFIELCNQRGVPLLFLQNITGFMVGKKYENSGIAKDGAKMVNAVSTSIVPKYSVVIGGSYGAGNYGMCGRAFNPRFLWMWPNSRISVMGGEQAANVLLTVKMEQLEKEGKKMNESEQFAFRKPILDDYESRSSCIYSSARLWDDGVIDPAKTREILGIALYADHSERTEFPKYGIFRM, from the coding sequence ATGGAAATTATAGAATCCAAAATACGTACGTCCTCATCGGAGTATAAAGAGAATTTTGAAGACCTAAAACAAAAGGTAGAATCGGTTCGCGGACTCATTCGTAAAATCGAATTGGGCGGCGGTGAAAAGGCGATTCAAAGACACAAAGGAAGAGGGAAGTTCACCGCAAGAGAACGGATCAACGCTCTCATCGATCCGGGAACCACATTCTTAGAATTTTCACCACTCGCCGCGGAAGGCGTTTATCCTGACAGTGTTCCTTCTGCGGGAATTCTTACCGGCATTGGAAGAATCTGCGGTGTGGATTGTGTGATCGTTGCGAACGACGCTACCGTGAAAGGTGGAACGTATTATCCTCTTACGGTTAAAAAACATATTCGTGCACAAGAGATCGCTCTGCAGAATTCTTTACCTTGTATTTATCTCGTCGATTCCGGCGGAGCCTTTCTTCCGATGCAAGACGAAGTTTTTCCGGACAAAGAACACTTCGGAAAAATCTTTTACAACCAAGCGAATCTTTCCGCGCAGAAAATTCCTCAGATCTCCGTTGTGATGGGAAGTTGTACTGCGGGGGGCGCGTATATTCCCGCGATGTCCGACGAATCGGTGATCGTTAAAGGAAACGGAACGATCTTTCTCGGAGGACCTCCTCTTGTGAAGGCCGCGACGGGAGAAATCGTAACTCCGGAAGAATTGGGCGGCGCTCTTGTTCACAGTACGATTTCCGGAGTTACGGATCATTACGCGGAAGACGACGCTCACGCGATCGAGATCACGAGGAACATCGTTTCGACGTTGCACCTTGCGGGAAATTCTTCTCAAAAAGGCGGAATCAGTTGGGAAGAACCTCTGTATCCCGCGGAAGAAATTTACGGAATCATTCAAAAGGACGTTCGTAAGTCGTATGATGTAAGAGAAATCATCGCAAGGGTCGTCGATGGGTCCCGTTTTCAAGAATTCAAAAAGTATTACGGAACGACGCTTGTTACTGGTTTTGCAAAAATCTACGGAAAGATGGTGGGAATCATCGCAAACAACGGGGTTCTTTTTAGCGAAAGCGCTCTGAAGGCTTCGCATTTTATAGAGTTATGCAATCAAAGAGGAGTTCCTCTGTTGTTTCTTCAGAATATCACCGGGTTTATGGTCGGAAAGAAATATGAGAATTCAGGAATCGCAAAAGACGGCGCGAAGATGGTGAATGCGGTTTCTACTTCCATCGTTCCTAAATATTCAGTCGTGATCGGAGGATCATACGGAGCGGGGAATTACGGTATGTGCGGTCGAGCATTCAATCCTAGATTCTTATGGATGTGGCCGAATTCTAGAATTTCCGTAATGGGCGGGGAGCAAGCCGCTAACGTGCTTCTAACCGTTAAGATGGAACAGCTCGAGAAAGAAGGAAAGAAAATGAACGAATCGGAACAGTTTGCATTTCGAAAGCCGATTCTGGATGATTATGAAAGTCGTTCTTCTTGCATCTATTCTTCCGCAAGACTTTGGGATGACGGTGTAATTGATCCCGCTAAGACGAGAGAAATTTTAGGAATTGCTCTTTATGCAGATCATTCCGAACGAACCGAGTTTCCAAAGTATGGAATTTTCAGAATGTAG
- a CDS encoding GlmU family protein translates to MPKIQRILIDEREVPAGLRSLTRIRSFSEIRNGILNTIQRTKELYSDAKVFYIHSNPAFQQAFLERNSKLLPYDGKDVDLVLSPDSCLPWNLIDATAKNIESDLELSKEIQKWIRKIKVKSNHFQVVGKSKHLHIHPSATIYPGVVFDTTSGPVVVDKDAKITSFSFIEGPVFIGPNSQIDNARITGATSIGATCRIGGEVGTSLIGDFTNKHHEGFLGHSVVGSWVNIGALATTSDLKNNYGVVKIREENDECITGSIKFGSVIADYSKIAIGVMLNTGTVVDFGSNVVASRVSGYVSPFTWAESGQPYILDLFLRDARKIMARRNRELTLSETELIRILYESKVKK, encoded by the coding sequence ATGCCGAAGATCCAGAGAATTCTCATCGATGAAAGAGAAGTTCCCGCGGGTTTACGATCTCTTACTCGGATTCGATCATTCTCGGAGATTCGAAACGGAATTCTGAATACCATTCAGAGAACGAAAGAACTCTATTCGGATGCAAAGGTATTTTACATTCATTCGAATCCAGCTTTTCAACAGGCGTTTTTGGAAAGAAATTCTAAACTCCTTCCTTACGACGGGAAGGATGTGGATTTGGTTCTATCGCCGGATTCTTGCCTTCCTTGGAATCTGATCGACGCCACCGCGAAGAATATAGAATCCGATCTGGAACTCAGCAAAGAGATTCAGAAATGGATTCGGAAAATCAAAGTAAAATCGAATCACTTTCAAGTCGTCGGAAAATCCAAACATCTTCACATTCATCCGTCCGCGACGATTTATCCCGGAGTCGTTTTTGATACGACTTCCGGACCGGTCGTAGTTGATAAGGACGCGAAGATCACTTCGTTTTCTTTCATTGAAGGTCCGGTTTTCATAGGTCCGAATTCTCAGATTGATAACGCGAGAATTACCGGAGCGACCAGCATCGGCGCCACGTGTAGAATCGGCGGTGAAGTAGGAACTTCTCTCATCGGTGATTTTACGAATAAACATCACGAAGGATTCTTAGGACATTCCGTTGTAGGAAGTTGGGTAAACATCGGCGCACTCGCGACGACATCCGATTTGAAAAACAACTATGGGGTTGTCAAAATTCGGGAAGAGAACGACGAGTGTATCACCGGTTCTATCAAGTTCGGATCCGTAATCGCGGATTATTCTAAAATTGCGATCGGAGTGATGTTGAATACCGGAACCGTAGTCGATTTCGGATCCAACGTCGTCGCTTCTCGTGTGAGTGGTTACGTTTCTCCGTTTACTTGGGCAGAATCGGGACAACCGTACATTCTCGATTTATTCTTAAGAGACGCTCGAAAGATCATGGCGAGAAGAAATCGGGAACTCACGTTATCCGAAACGGAACTTATCCGTATCCTATACGAATCAAAAGTAAAAAAATAA
- the glmS gene encoding glutamine--fructose-6-phosphate transaminase (isomerizing) yields the protein MCGIVGYAGSKNAESVLVVGLICLEYRGYDSAGIAVLDQGDILVRKAKGKIKDLEAHLREFPAPGNVGIGHTRWATHGEPNQINAHPHTDTNSTIAVVHNGIIENYLELKNELKKKGHVFQSLTDTEVLPHLLEEGKKSGKSNKDSFLELFGKIHGKWAISTVFETEPDRVYFGQDGAPLLIGKGKDEFFLASDISPLTRNCEEVYYVNSGEWGYFNQKEFKLFDFSGKELTPVFKKQELRWEDLDKGGYPHYMIKEIHEQAGIFRKVIQERILDNGEIVFPEIKLNKDVLSRVNRIIIQAAGTSYYAGMIGKHYLENFAKIQTDTEASSEFRYRNPVVEGDTLIMGISQSGETADTLASIHEAKAKFIKVISLVNNVNSTIARESDSYIRTDAGPEIGVASTKAFTAQVLNLLLFSIYMANLKWLISDEEKKTLIEEIRLLPAKIDRILAQANKIEEMSSHFTTAKDFIFLGRTYNHPIAMEGALKLKEISYIHASGYAGGEFKHGPIALITNEVPVVCIATKSEIYTKMVSNIQEIKARKGIIISIVTEGDHEAKALSDYCFEIPECSEILSPILNVIPLQLLAYYSAISRGCPPDQPRNLAKSVTVE from the coding sequence ATGTGTGGAATTGTCGGTTATGCCGGTAGTAAGAATGCGGAATCAGTACTTGTCGTCGGTCTGATCTGCCTAGAATACAGAGGATACGACTCGGCCGGGATTGCGGTCTTAGATCAGGGAGACATCCTGGTCAGAAAAGCGAAAGGAAAGATTAAGGATCTCGAGGCTCACCTCAGAGAGTTTCCAGCTCCTGGAAATGTCGGAATCGGGCATACTCGTTGGGCGACCCACGGAGAACCGAACCAAATCAACGCCCACCCGCATACGGATACGAATTCTACGATCGCGGTTGTGCATAACGGAATCATCGAAAATTATTTAGAACTCAAAAACGAACTCAAAAAGAAAGGACACGTTTTCCAAAGTTTAACGGATACGGAAGTTCTTCCTCATTTATTGGAAGAAGGTAAGAAGAGCGGCAAATCCAATAAGGATTCTTTCCTTGAACTCTTCGGCAAAATTCATGGGAAATGGGCGATTTCGACCGTTTTTGAAACGGAACCGGATCGTGTTTATTTTGGACAGGACGGAGCCCCTCTTCTCATCGGTAAGGGTAAGGATGAATTCTTCTTGGCTTCCGATATTTCTCCACTCACCAGAAACTGTGAAGAAGTTTATTACGTAAATTCGGGAGAATGGGGTTACTTCAATCAAAAGGAATTCAAACTTTTCGATTTTTCAGGAAAGGAGCTCACTCCGGTTTTCAAAAAACAGGAACTGCGCTGGGAAGACCTCGATAAGGGCGGTTATCCTCATTATATGATCAAGGAGATTCACGAACAAGCGGGAATCTTTCGTAAGGTCATTCAAGAACGTATATTAGATAACGGTGAAATTGTTTTTCCGGAAATCAAACTCAACAAGGACGTTCTTTCCAGAGTCAATCGTATCATCATACAGGCGGCGGGAACCAGTTATTACGCCGGAATGATCGGCAAACACTATCTCGAAAATTTCGCAAAGATCCAAACGGACACCGAAGCCTCCTCCGAATTTCGTTATAGAAATCCGGTCGTGGAAGGCGACACACTCATCATGGGAATTTCCCAGTCGGGTGAAACCGCTGACACGTTAGCTTCCATTCACGAGGCGAAAGCGAAGTTCATCAAAGTGATTTCTCTTGTGAATAACGTAAATTCTACGATTGCAAGAGAATCGGATTCTTATATTAGAACCGACGCGGGACCGGAGATCGGAGTCGCAAGTACGAAAGCGTTCACAGCTCAGGTTCTGAATCTTCTTTTGTTCTCCATTTACATGGCGAATTTGAAGTGGTTGATCAGCGACGAAGAAAAGAAAACTCTCATCGAAGAGATTCGTCTTCTTCCCGCGAAGATCGATCGGATTCTCGCGCAAGCAAACAAGATCGAAGAGATGTCTTCTCACTTTACCACGGCGAAGGATTTTATCTTTTTAGGAAGAACTTACAATCATCCGATTGCGATGGAAGGCGCGTTAAAGCTGAAGGAAATTTCCTATATCCATGCCTCCGGTTACGCCGGCGGAGAATTCAAACACGGTCCGATCGCGTTGATCACGAACGAGGTTCCTGTGGTTTGTATCGCGACAAAATCTGAAATTTATACAAAGATGGTTTCCAATATTCAGGAAATCAAAGCGAGAAAAGGGATCATCATTTCGATCGTTACGGAAGGAGATCACGAAGCAAAGGCTCTTTCGGATTATTGCTTTGAAATTCCGGAATGTTCCGAAATATTAAGTCCGATCTTAAACGTGATTCCTCTTCAATTGCTTGCATACTATTCCGCGATTTCAAGAGGTTGTCCTCCGGATCAACCGAGAAACTTAGCCAAGTCCGTAACCGTCGAGTAA